The Gemmatimonadota bacterium genomic sequence CGACTTTCAAGTGAACACGCCGACTGTCGGCGGCGCGCTCCCAGTGCAGCCGGGCTTGCCGCACGGCGTCGCGCAGGCGCCCGGAATGGCTGCTCCGCGCGATGATCTGCCAGCGGTACTGGTTGCGCACCCGTGCAATCACAGGCGGCGCAGGCCCCAGTATATGCAACCCTCCCGACTGCTTCCGCAGGAGCTCGGCGAACCGCCGCGCCTCCCGCATCACGTATTCGTCCCGTTCTCCCTGGAACAGGATCCCCACCATGCGCCCGAAGGGTGGATAGCCCAGCGCCTTGCGGTCGCTGGTTTCCCGGGCGTAAAAGGACTCGTAGTCGTGCGCCTGCGCGCTGGCGACGCTGTGATGGCCCTGCGCATAGGTCTGGACGATCACCTCGCCGCCCAGCTCTCCCCGCCCGGTCCGTCCGGCCACCTGCGTCAGCAACTGAAAGGTCCGCTCGCTGGCCCTGAAATCCGGAAGGTTGAGGGAAGTGTCGGCCGAGATGACGCCCACGAGCGTCACGTTCGGGAAGTCGAACCCCTTGGCCACCATCTGCGTACCGAGCAGGATGTCCGCTTCGCGGTTCAGCACGCGGTGGAAGATATCCTGGTGGGAACCCTTACGCGACGTCGTGTCCATGTCCATGCGGACGATCCGTGCGTCCGGAAACCGCTCCTTCAGCTCCTCCTCGACGCGCTGGGTGCCGACGCCCCGGTATCCGATCGACCTGGAACGGCACTTGGGGCAGACCTCCGGCGCCTCGTCTCTATGGTCGCAGTAGTGGCACCGCATGAACAGGCTGTCGGCGTGGTAGGTCATCGTCACGCTGCAGTGGGGACAGGACACGGACAGTCCGCAGTCGTAGCACTGGACGAAGGGAGAGAATCCGCGCCGGTTCAGGAAGAGGATGATCTGCTCCTGCCGGGCGAGGCGGTCCTTGATCCGGTCGGCCAGGGGAGCGGAGAAAATCGAAAAGCGGCCCAGCCTCCGCTCTTCCCGCATGTCCACGATCCGCACGCCCGGCAGGGGGCGCCGGTCCACCCGCTCGGTCAGGCGGCAGCATTCGAATTTGCCGGTCTGCGTATTGGCGTAGGTCTCCAGGGAAGGCGTTGCGCTGCCCATGACCGTCACGGCATTTACCGTGCGCGCCCGGACGACCGCCACGTCCCGCGCATGATAGAGCGGGGGGTCGTCGAACTGCTTGTAGGACGGTTCGTGCTCCTCGTCGATGACGATCAGGCCGAGATCGGACAGCGGCGCGAACACGGCGGACCGTGCGCCGACGACGATGCGGTAGTCCCCGGCGCGGGTCCGCCGCCAGGAGTCGTATCGCTCCCCCGGGGACAGGCCGCTGTGCAGGACGGTCACGAGATCGCCGAAATGGGTGCGGAACTGCCGCACGGCCTGCGGGGTCAGGGCGAGTTCCGGCACGAGCACGATGGCCGACCGGCCCGCTTCAAGGGTCTTTTCTATGGATTTTACGTAGACGTGCGTCTTCCCGCTGCCGGTGACGCCGTAGAGCAGCAGGGACTTGAACGCGCCCTGGCCGATGGCGCCGTGGATCGCCCGAAGTGCTTCGGCCTGCTCCGCCGTAGGATCGACCTTTACCGGGGAGGGCAGCTCGGCGTCCCGGTAGGGGTCGCGTATGGCCTCCACCTCCCGGAGCGACACCAGGCCCTTTTTCTCCAATCTCCGCACCACGGCCCGTTCGATCCGGCCCAGGTGGCGGAGCTGCTCCGTGGTCAACCGTCCGCCGTGCCGCGCCAGGAGATTGATGCAGCTGGCCTGCCGGGTCGCCCGGGGGATCAGCCTGGTCACGATCCGGTCCGCCTCTTCCTTCGGCGGGATCAGTTCGACCCAGGTCTCGTACCGGATGCCCGGACCGGTGCCGGTTTCTCCGATCGAAATCGTGACCAGGCCCTTCGCTTCGAGGCCGCGAAGGGCCGCGAAGGGTTGCCGGACGCGGGTCTTACGCCGGAGGCTCGACAGGGTGACGGCGCCCTGTTCCGGAACCTGGGCGAGCAGTTCGGCCTGCCGGGGCGCGGCGCGGCGGAGCCGGTCCATGCACTCGGGAGGACACGGTTCTTCCCGGCTGACGATCTGTTCGCTTTCCGACAACATGCCCGCGGGCAGTGCGGCCTTGATCGCTTCGCCCCACGGGCAGAGATAGTACCGGCCGATCCACTGCGTGAGGTCGAGCAGCGAGGCATCAAGCACCGCCTCGCTGTCGAGGACGTCCAACAGCGGCCGGTAACGCGGCACGGGACAGGTGTCCGAGAGCGCCGTGATAACGCCGGTCATCCTGCGGTTCGTGAAGACGACGGACACCCTGCGACCCGGCAGGGCCGTGTCGAGGAGATTGTCAGGAATGCTGTAAGAGAATACCTGGTCGACCGGTAGAGGGAGGGCTATTTCGGCAAACCGGACGGAAGCCGCCATAGGCTGTAACCGCCGTTTCAATAAACCCGGTAGAGCTGATACCTGCCATAGCCGTCGAAATCGACGAAGACGAAACTACGGCTTATGTTGTTGTAATGCCATACCTGGTACGGATGGGAGAAGGACCGGTCCCAGGTATGCCGCTCTATCTCGTCCGGCGGACCATAGACGATATAGACCCGGCCCTGGTCGCTGCGCCAGCCTTTCCGGAGTCCGTCGTCGAAGTTCTCGTTCGCGTACGCGATCCGCCGGTAATAGGTGATCATGTGCTCGTTCCGGTCCGTTCCCGGCGTGGGGTCCCGGCGTTTCCAGAACGTTTCCAGGGCGACTTTCTGTTCTCCCGCCGGCGCGTCCCTGTACTTCTTCAGCGTATCCAGCTCGTCGTTCTTGGCGATGTACCTCAACTGCTCGGTGATCTCGCTGAAGTTCTTTGCTGTCGTCAGGGGCAGCAGGAACTGCCAGGTGATGTGGAATTCCGATTCGGCTTTCGCCCGGTTTCGAACGGCGCGGTCATCGACTTCGATCTCGAGGGTGTACACCCCCTGGGGCAGGTCGCTGGTATCGAACCGGCCGCTGTACGCGCCGATATGGCCCTGCCGTTCCAGGGATTCCTCCCGTTCCAGCATCACCTTGCCCGACGGCGACTTGATCTTGTATACCACCGACAGCGGCTGTTGCGCCTCCCCGGCCGCGTCCGAGTACACCTCGTAGTAGATGTACATGTCGGTATGGTCTTCGCCGAAGGCCCGGGTCAGGTTGGGTACGATCCGGATGCCCCTGCGTTCCAGGCCGACATTGGAGGACCCTTCCAGGACCAGTCCGGCGAACTGAATGTCGCTTACGCTCAGCCGGTCCTTGTAGTAGTCGGGCACCTCGAAGGGCCTGGCCATGTCGTGCTGGCTGCCGGTATCCTGGTCGTAGAGCTTGATCTCGAGGTCGTACTTGCCCGGGGGAAGGTAGGTGGTGTACAGCTTGGCGCGGGAATGGTCCATCACCCGCATCTCGACTTCCGTATCCACCAGGACCGAGTCCCGGATGGTCTCGGCGGTAACCTGGTAATCGTCATCGTCGATCACGATCAGCGAGAGTTCGAAACGGGCGGCGTAACGGTCCCCGGCCCTGACGAAACTGAACAGTTCGTTTGAAAGGCGGTAGTAGCAGTCGACACGCGTGCTGTCCACTGTATCGCCGCGCGAGGTGACGATGTCCACCACGGCGAGACTCGGGTTGATCCTGCCCGATTGATCGGGAACGCGGTCCGCCGGAGCAGCCGGAGCAGCGAGCACTGTCATGGCCGGCACCGCGAGCAGCATCGCGAGCCCTGAGAACACCTTGATCCACCTTCCAGCGCCGATCATCGAACCTCCACTGCGGACAAAAATGGCGCGCGGCCTTGCCGGTGCGGACCTCGATTGCAAACGCCCGCCAAAGCGCCTTCCCTGGTGCCTTGATAGAGTTGTGTCGGGGTTTACATTGCAATATATTTGCATTTCGTCGACCGGCAAAAGCATTATTTGCATCCGAGCGCGTCGCGCATTCGCGTGATCGTTCCTTATAGTATTGAATACAAATCCATCGATTCAGTTCCCCGTATCGGCCTGCTCTTCGGCGAAACGGTCGTGACGGTTCATTGGTAAACGAGGTCCGCAGCATAGAGATCCGCAGCATGAAGAAAGGACGTAAGTGTGCCTAAAACGAAGGTCGGTTTCATCGGTGGGGGCGGCATCGCCCGCGAACACATGCAGCACCTGTCCGCAATGGACGACGTGGAATTGGCGGCAGTCTCCGACATCAGCGGCGCCGCCCTGGATGCCTGCCGGGAAACGTACGGCATTCCCCACTGTTTCGAGGACTACCGGGAATTGCTGGAGATGGATTCGATCGACGCGGTCACCGTGGGCACGCCGAACAGCGTCCATTGCGAACCGACCATCGACGCGCTGCGGGCCGGCAAGGACGTCCTGGTGGAGAAACCCATGGCCATCACGGCGGAGGAAGCCGCGGAAATGGTTAAGGCAAGCCGGGACACGGGCCGCATCCTGGTGATCGGTTTCCAGCACCGGTTCGCGCCCGAGGCCCGGATGCTCAAGCGCTTCATCGACCGGGGGGAGTTCGGGAAGATCCTGTACGGTCGATGCCTGGCCCTCCGCCGCCGCGGGATTCCGAACTGGGGTGTATTCGGCCGCAAAGACCTTCAGGGCGGAGGCGCGTTGATCGATATCGGTGTGCACATGATCGAAGCGGCCCACTATCTCATGGGTTCTCCCCAGCCCGTAAGCGCCTTCGGGAGCGCCTACACCTACCTGGGAGACCGGCCCAGCGACACGGTTTCCATGTGGCCCGACTGGGATCACGAAACGTACTCGGTCGAAGACCTGGCGGTGGGGATGATCCGTTTCGACAACGGCGCCACGCTCTCCGTGGAGGCTTCCTTCGCGGCACATATCGGGAAGGGAGAATGGACGT encodes the following:
- a CDS encoding Gfo/Idh/MocA family oxidoreductase; translated protein: MPKTKVGFIGGGGIAREHMQHLSAMDDVELAAVSDISGAALDACRETYGIPHCFEDYRELLEMDSIDAVTVGTPNSVHCEPTIDALRAGKDVLVEKPMAITAEEAAEMVKASRDTGRILVIGFQHRFAPEARMLKRFIDRGEFGKILYGRCLALRRRGIPNWGVFGRKDLQGGGALIDIGVHMIEAAHYLMGSPQPVSAFGSAYTYLGDRPSDTVSMWPDWDHETYSVEDLAVGMIRFDNGATLSVEASFAAHIGKGEWTFSLMGEKAGGQFSPPRVFKDQSGTMINIKPDYLPDMDGFRFKMEHFIDCVRTRKPSEAPGEHGLLVQQILNGIYRSAETGREVPIAPLI
- a CDS encoding GWxTD domain-containing protein, whose product is MLEREESLERQGHIGAYSGRFDTSDLPQGVYTLEIEVDDRAVRNRAKAESEFHITWQFLLPLTTAKNFSEITEQLRYIAKNDELDTLKKYRDAPAGEQKVALETFWKRRDPTPGTDRNEHMITYYRRIAYANENFDDGLRKGWRSDQGRVYIVYGPPDEIERHTWDRSFSHPYQVWHYNNISRSFVFVDFDGYGRYQLYRVY
- the priA gene encoding primosomal protein N': MAASVRFAEIALPLPVDQVFSYSIPDNLLDTALPGRRVSVVFTNRRMTGVITALSDTCPVPRYRPLLDVLDSEAVLDASLLDLTQWIGRYYLCPWGEAIKAALPAGMLSESEQIVSREEPCPPECMDRLRRAAPRQAELLAQVPEQGAVTLSSLRRKTRVRQPFAALRGLEAKGLVTISIGETGTGPGIRYETWVELIPPKEEADRIVTRLIPRATRQASCINLLARHGGRLTTEQLRHLGRIERAVVRRLEKKGLVSLREVEAIRDPYRDAELPSPVKVDPTAEQAEALRAIHGAIGQGAFKSLLLYGVTGSGKTHVYVKSIEKTLEAGRSAIVLVPELALTPQAVRQFRTHFGDLVTVLHSGLSPGERYDSWRRTRAGDYRIVVGARSAVFAPLSDLGLIVIDEEHEPSYKQFDDPPLYHARDVAVVRARTVNAVTVMGSATPSLETYANTQTGKFECCRLTERVDRRPLPGVRIVDMREERRLGRFSIFSAPLADRIKDRLARQEQIILFLNRRGFSPFVQCYDCGLSVSCPHCSVTMTYHADSLFMRCHYCDHRDEAPEVCPKCRSRSIGYRGVGTQRVEEELKERFPDARIVRMDMDTTSRKGSHQDIFHRVLNREADILLGTQMVAKGFDFPNVTLVGVISADTSLNLPDFRASERTFQLLTQVAGRTGRGELGGEVIVQTYAQGHHSVASAQAHDYESFYARETSDRKALGYPPFGRMVGILFQGERDEYVMREARRFAELLRKQSGGLHILGPAPPVIARVRNQYRWQIIARSSHSGRLRDAVRQARLHWERAADSRRVHLKVDVDPVGLV